The Etheostoma cragini isolate CJK2018 chromosome 5, CSU_Ecrag_1.0, whole genome shotgun sequence genome contains a region encoding:
- the lman2lb gene encoding lectin, mannose-binding 2-like b, whose translation MAAAFTKSDPLRSFWLLCPMFRFKNLRKLTCLFVSVFILISQSLADEQDFMEDFLKREYSLAKPYYGLGFSSSSHWDLMGTAMVTPEHVRLTPDMQSRQGAVWSRVPLLVRDWELRVHFKIHGVGKKNFNGDGMAIWLTKDRMENGPVFGNMNNFIGLGIFVDTYPNADKSHDRAFPYISVMLGNGTLSYDHDSDGRPTELGGCTAMVRNAVHDTFLLVRYSKQRLTLLVDVDGKQEWKECADITGLWLPAGYFLGASSATGDLSDNHDIISIKLYQLTVERTPEDADQDQEEVTVPRVDNMEQFHVEVQEEGMSGVQFFFTLVFSILGLGVLGVVGLVLYGRWKENRRKRFY comes from the exons ATGGCTGCCGCTTTCACTAAATCAGACCCGCTGAGAAGTTTCTGGCTTTTATGTCCAATGTTTCGTTTTAAAAACCTCCGGaaattaacatgtttgtttgttagcgtttttattttaataagtcAGTCGCTGGCAGACGAACAGGACTTTATGGAAGACTTTCTGAAGCGGGAATATTCTCTGGCGAAGCCGTACTATG GCTTGGGGTTCTCCAGCTCCTCCCACTGGGACCTGATGGGCACTGCCATGGTTACGCCGGAGCACGTGAGGCTGACCCCTGACATGCAGAGCAGACAGGGAGCCGTTTGGAGTCGGGTT CCTTTGTTGGTGCGGGATTGGGAGCTTAGGGTGCACTTTAAAATCCACGGCGTGGGAAAGAAGAACTTCAACGGGGATGGCATGGCTATCTGGCTAACCAAAGACCGCATGGAGAATG GTCCTGTGTTCGGCAACATGAACAACTTCATTGGACTGGGAATATTTGTGGACACCTACCCCAATGCTGACAAGAGCCATGAT AGGGCTTTCCCGTACATCTCAGTGATGCTGGGGAACGGGACTCTGTCATATGACCACGATTCTGATGGACGGCCTACTGAGCTCGGAGGATGTACGGCTATGGTGCGCAACGCAGTCCACGACACCTTTCTCCTCGTCAGATACTCCAAACAGCGCCTGACG CTGCTGGTGGACGTTGACGGTAAGCAGGAATGGAAAGAATGTGCGGACATCACGGGCCTGTGGCTGCCTGCCGGCTACTTCCTGGGTGCATCTTCGGCCACCGGAGACCTGTCAG ATAACCACGACATCATCTCCATCAAGCTGTACCAGCTGACAGTCGAGAGGACGCCTGAGGACGCGGACCAGGACCAGGAAGAGGTCACTGTCCCCAGAGTGGACAACATGGAGCAGTTCCACG TGGAGGTCCAGGAGGAAGGGATGAGTGGAGTGCAGTTCTTCTTCACCCTGGTCTTCTCCATCCTGGGCCTGGGCGTGCTGGGTGTGGTAGGCCTGGTCCTTTACGGCCGCTGGAAGGAAAACCGACGCAAACGCTTCTATTGA
- the LOC117945460 gene encoding myosin heavy chain, non-muscle-like: MDYDSTTKMEDSRTLRRIKTSEEEVKAEHGAAKPLIKPGLPMEKKVEQEKRRRHVLINEHNRLLFAVKEKETKLKELQESMKLKNLELTNCNSEDTCKQRIRQLENNLDKMKMKTSEAREIQKAYQHILVHLQQEVCGVYKLLEQKQHAVAVGQAEVEQAARHFQSAATAADCTLGMMVQMEYETAEMKREMDIELCELSAEEKELTRQIETLGLLSPAVASKLKEQEIEEEALSSPVTEHPGFDIYGASQLEKELVEEMEALREALGCADVQELVNKLESQRAIRQQLLTDVSLNEELAQQEAHALAHLELQYTQLRFSAQPAATRLDEQKGAMLAKLNEEMLRVECLRAWLKQYQDTMDAIECGVNNLYFRMSCVAVEGLPTASCTESMDKLRDISARLPTLLHRASKHQPEISDLDQERVYSMLEQLNGMESRNIKTPSTSINALQLSDDEEEDEDEEECCPSREEIKSCSSRLIEAEQNKKLSRRAKTKE; this comes from the exons atggattatGATTCCACTACAAAAATGGAAGATTCAAGGACTCTGCGTCGAATCAAAACCTCAG AAGAAGAGGTGAAAGCAGAGCATGGTGCAGCGAAGCCATTGATCAAGCCAGGACTACCTATGGAG AAAAAAGTTGAACAAGAAAAGCGGAGgagacatgtcctgatcaatgAGCACAACAGGCTGTTGTTTGCTGTAAAGGAAAAAGAGACCAAGCTGAAAGAGCTGCAGGAGTCAATGAAATTAAAGAACCTTGAACTGACAAATTGCAACAGTGAAGACACATGTAAGCAG CGTATACGCCAGCTGGAGAACAACTTGGacaagatgaagatgaagaccTCGGAGGCTAGAGAAATCCAAAAGGCCTATCAACACATCCTTGTGCACCTGCAGCAG gAGGTGTGTGGGGTGTATAAGCTGCTGGAGCAGAAGCAGCATGCGGTGGCCGTTGGCCAGGCCGAGGTGGAGCAAGCAGCCCGACACTTCCAGTCAGCCGCCACGGCTGCAGACTGCACTCTG GGCATGATGGTTCAGATGGAGTATGAGACAGcggaaatgaaaagagaaatggaTATCGAGCTGTGTGAACTGAGTGCAGAAGAAAAGGAGCTGACAAGGCAAATAGAAACCCTGGGTCTCCTGAGCCCCGCAGTGGCCAGCAAGCTCAAAGAGCAG GAAATTGAAGAAGAAGCACTCTCAAGTCCTGTCACAG AGCATCCTGGTTTTGACATCTACGGAGCATCACAGCTTGAAAAGGAGCTggtggaggagatggaggcCCTGAGGGAGGCGCTGGGCTGCGCCGACGTGCAG GAACTAGTTAACAAGTTGGAGTCCCAGCGAGCCATCAGGCAGCAACTCCTCACCGACGTCAGCCTAAACGAGGAGCTGGCCCAGCAGGAGGCCCACGCCCTGGCCCATCTGGAGCTCCAGTACACCCAGCTCAGGTTCAGTGCCCAACCTGCAGCCACAAG gttGGATGAGCAGAAAGGAGCGATGCTGGCGAAGCTGAACGAGGAAATGCTCCGTGTTGAATGCTTGCGGGCTTGGCTGAAGCAGTACCAGGACACGATGGACGCTATTGAGTGTGGGGTCAACAACCTCTACTTCAGGATGAGCTGCGTTGCCGTGGAG GGCTTGCCCACAGCTTCCTGTACTGAGAGCATGGACAAACTGAGGGACATCAGCGCCCGTCTTCCAACACTACTGCACAGAGCATCCAAGCACCAGCCTGAGATCAGCGACCTGGACCAAGAGAGG GTTTACAGCATGCTGGAACAGCTCAACGGGATGGAGTCGAGGAACATCAAGACACCAAGCACCTCGATAA ACGCTCTCCAGCTtagtgatgatgaggaggaggatgaggatgaggaagagtGCTGTCCGTCCCGCGAGGAGATCaagagctgcagcagcagacTGATCGAAGCCGAGCAGAACAAGAAGTTGTCGAGGAGAGCCAAGACGAAGGAGTAG
- the LOC117944976 gene encoding T-box transcription factor TBX3-like: METVKPEPLGSLPGEKISSQRTLSLQDNDTEAGSQMWRMFPPLRARCTGMDTEAKYIFLMDIVTADDCRYKFHNSRWIVVGKADPEMPRRMYIHPDSPAPGGHWMSRVVNFHKLKLTNNISDTHGFTILNSMHRYQPRFHIVQASDMLSLPYSTFRTYAFWETQFIAVTAYQNHKITQLKIDNNPFAKGFRDTGNGRREKRQIIQSF, from the exons ATGGAGACAGTGAAGCCAGAGCCGCTTGGTAGCCTACCAGGGGAGAAGATTTCCAGTCAGCGGACTTTAAGTCTGCAGGACAACGACACGGAGGCTGGATCACAGATGTG GCGCATGTTCCCGCCGCTCAGGGCCCGCTGCACCGGGATGGACACAGAAGCCAAGTATATTTTCTTGATGGACATAGTGACGGCGGATGACTGCAGATATAAGTTCCACAACTCCCGCTGGATAGTGGTGGGGAAGGCGGATCCGGAGATGCCCAGACGCATGTACATCCACCCGGACAGCCCGGCCCCGGGCGGGCACTGGATGTCCAGAGTGGTCAATTTCCACAAACTCAAGCTGACCAACAACATTTCTGACACGCATGGATTC aCCATTCTGAACTCGATGCACCGATACCAGCCCCGATTCCACATCGTGCAGGCCAGCGACATGCTGAGCCTCCCCTACAGCACCTTTAGGACCTATGCATTCTGGGAGACGCAGTTCATCGCAGTCACAGCCTACCAGAATCACAAG ATAACTCAGCTGAAAATAGACAACAATCCTTTCGCGAAGGGATTCAGAGACACGGGCAACGGAAGACGAGAAAAGAGGCAA